In Gracilimonas sp., a single window of DNA contains:
- a CDS encoding alpha-amylase family glycosyl hydrolase codes for MKHLKSFFLIIVASLFSATLLAQVVTLDPSFPTPDGSLTITFDATQGDGGLEGFTGDVYLYTGLITSESTSSSDWRYVRPPGGWTSYPEELKATPLGNDKWEFTYGPSIREFFGVTNQNETIEEIAVLFRGTNTGSGEPDRVGRDTGGEDIFIELSDGGVSARFLSPGSDVTILETGQSLEMQGIGTVNSGTLTLSLEKNGTEVASTSADTLNYTFTPVAGENDVNFDLIADNGEGLADTASVFVTIREGDGANISRPAGLQDGITENTSSVTLSLFAPQKEYVYVIGDFNDWQPSSEYLMNKETSGTDSTWFWLEIDGLTPGEEYGFQYLVEGDLRIADPYSNLVLDPYNDGYIPEATFPNLKPYPAGKTSGWVSIVQPGSTEYIWEASSYQRPEKTELIVYELLLRDFLEEKNYQTLTDTLDYLDNLGVNAIELMPVNEFDGNLSWGYNPSFHLALDKFYGTPEAFKKFVDEAHKRDIAVILDVVMNHATGTNPLYQLYDSSSNPYFNASARHSYNVFNDFNHQYSGTQYYTKRMIEHWIEEYKVDGFRWDLTKGFTQNCTAGNETCTGGYQQDRVDILKKYADYQWAADPDFYVIFEHLGTESEEAEWANYRVSEGKGVMLWGNMNGNYSEASMGFHESGKSDLFGVLAESRSSFDARHIVGYMESHDEQWVMYKNLNYGNSSSVYNIKELNTALNRQKLAGAFFFTLPGPKMMWQFGELGYGGGPGECLKPGGQGDGDCLASDPSRTGEKPIRWEYYDSEERLNLYKTWSELIRLRKSSPVFTNPETATYNMESSVKTITLEHEDSDVLIVGNFGILKNTVDVVYPSTGTWYDYFFGTNQTISDPNVELTLEPGEFRIFTTREFVTPEEGLIPQKDGKWGTGIPTTFTLEQNYPNPFNPSTTISYDVATDTNVKLEVYDLLGRRVQVLVNERQEVNSYTVLFDASGLSSGVYIYRLKAGGKVFTKKMTLIK; via the coding sequence ATGAAGCATTTAAAGTCATTTTTTTTGATCATCGTTGCCAGCCTGTTTTCTGCTACATTATTAGCTCAGGTTGTTACTTTAGATCCTTCGTTCCCAACTCCTGATGGCTCGCTGACAATAACTTTTGATGCCACCCAGGGAGATGGGGGGTTAGAGGGATTTACCGGTGACGTCTATCTATATACCGGTCTCATTACATCTGAAAGCACAAGTAGTTCTGACTGGAGATATGTAAGGCCGCCCGGTGGCTGGACATCTTATCCGGAGGAGCTAAAAGCAACTCCTCTTGGAAATGACAAGTGGGAATTTACTTACGGCCCAAGCATTCGTGAATTTTTTGGGGTAACAAATCAGAATGAAACCATAGAAGAAATCGCAGTCCTTTTCCGGGGAACGAATACAGGTTCCGGCGAACCTGACCGGGTGGGTCGTGATACAGGCGGTGAAGATATATTTATTGAATTATCGGATGGGGGAGTGAGTGCCCGTTTTCTCTCACCGGGTAGCGATGTGACTATTTTAGAAACCGGTCAATCGTTAGAAATGCAAGGTATTGGCACGGTAAACTCAGGCACATTGACCCTAAGCCTTGAAAAAAACGGAACAGAGGTCGCCTCAACTTCAGCGGATACTTTAAATTATACATTTACCCCTGTTGCAGGCGAAAATGATGTGAATTTTGATCTGATAGCCGATAATGGAGAAGGCCTGGCAGACACTGCTTCTGTTTTTGTAACAATACGTGAGGGGGATGGGGCCAACATCAGTCGCCCGGCTGGCCTTCAGGATGGAATTACGGAAAACACCAGTTCAGTTACGCTTTCTTTATTCGCCCCACAAAAGGAATATGTGTACGTAATAGGGGATTTTAATGACTGGCAACCGTCTTCTGAATATTTAATGAATAAGGAAACATCCGGTACAGACAGCACTTGGTTCTGGTTAGAAATTGACGGCTTGACTCCTGGGGAAGAGTACGGATTCCAATATCTGGTGGAAGGAGATTTACGGATTGCGGATCCTTATTCAAATTTAGTGTTGGATCCCTATAATGACGGATATATTCCTGAGGCTACTTTTCCGAATTTGAAGCCATATCCCGCAGGTAAAACTTCAGGTTGGGTAAGTATTGTGCAGCCGGGAAGTACTGAATACATATGGGAAGCTTCAAGTTATCAGCGTCCTGAGAAAACGGAATTGATTGTGTATGAACTGTTACTGAGGGATTTTTTAGAAGAGAAAAACTATCAAACGCTGACCGACACCCTTGATTACCTGGATAATCTTGGAGTAAATGCCATTGAGCTCATGCCTGTTAATGAGTTTGATGGAAATCTAAGCTGGGGATATAATCCAAGTTTTCATCTCGCCCTCGATAAATTCTATGGAACTCCCGAGGCATTTAAGAAATTTGTAGATGAGGCTCATAAAAGGGATATCGCAGTAATTCTGGATGTGGTGATGAACCATGCAACGGGCACAAATCCTTTATACCAGCTTTATGACAGTAGCAGTAACCCATATTTTAACGCCTCTGCACGTCATTCATACAACGTATTTAATGATTTCAACCATCAGTATTCAGGGACTCAATATTATACCAAGAGAATGATTGAGCACTGGATAGAAGAATATAAGGTTGACGGTTTTAGATGGGACTTAACGAAGGGTTTTACCCAGAACTGTACAGCCGGCAATGAAACTTGTACAGGGGGCTACCAGCAAGACCGTGTTGACATCCTGAAGAAATATGCTGATTACCAGTGGGCAGCGGATCCGGATTTTTATGTAATTTTTGAGCATTTAGGCACCGAATCAGAAGAAGCCGAATGGGCGAATTATCGTGTTTCTGAAGGCAAAGGGGTTATGCTTTGGGGGAATATGAACGGGAATTACAGTGAAGCCTCTATGGGCTTTCATGAAAGCGGTAAATCAGACCTTTTTGGGGTTCTCGCTGAATCAAGAAGCAGCTTTGATGCCCGTCATATTGTGGGGTATATGGAAAGCCACGATGAGCAGTGGGTGATGTATAAAAACCTTAATTATGGAAATAGTTCGAGTGTATATAATATCAAAGAATTAAATACTGCTTTAAATCGTCAGAAGTTGGCCGGGGCTTTTTTCTTTACTTTACCGGGCCCTAAAATGATGTGGCAATTTGGAGAGCTGGGATACGGCGGAGGCCCGGGAGAATGTCTTAAACCGGGAGGTCAGGGTGATGGGGATTGCCTGGCCAGCGACCCAAGCAGAACCGGGGAAAAGCCTATCCGGTGGGAATATTATGATTCCGAAGAACGCCTGAACTTATATAAAACCTGGAGCGAGCTCATACGGCTTAGAAAAAGCAGTCCTGTTTTTACGAATCCTGAGACGGCCACTTACAATATGGAAAGTAGCGTAAAAACCATCACTCTTGAACATGAGGATTCAGATGTATTGATTGTAGGTAATTTTGGAATTTTGAAAAACACTGTGGACGTAGTTTATCCATCAACCGGAACATGGTATGATTATTTTTTTGGTACAAACCAAACTATCTCAGATCCAAATGTAGAGCTTACGTTAGAGCCGGGTGAATTCCGGATATTTACGACCCGTGAGTTTGTAACTCCGGAAGAGGGATTGATTCCTCAAAAAGACGGCAAATGGGGTACCGGTATCCCAACAACATTTACTCTAGAACAGAATTACCCAAATCCATTTAATCCTTCTACAACAATAAGTTATGATGTAGCAACGGATACCAATGTAAAACTTGAGGTTTATGATTTATTGGGAAGGAGAGTCCAGGTTCTTGTGAATGAACGGCAGGAAGTAAATTCATATACCGTACTTTTTGATGCCAGTGGTTTGAGCAGTGGAGTTTATATATACCGATTAAAAGCCGGCGGAAAGGTATTCACCAAAAAGATGACGCTGATTAAGTAA
- a CDS encoding alpha-amylase family glycosyl hydrolase — translation MTKKTFKFLAASLILIIAGCSSSIQAPEDSEIIGLASPITLDYGDTKIITADYFKSHSLIDSVVAPEGLEVSFSSDKKEILLEGSLSKPLDLLEFWVEGYAYHILLKQSKKEEVTITFDPKGENYSSVKLKGEMNNWNPNEAVFEWNGEVWETTMLMNKGVYQYVFVIDGKEMPDPDNSNTVSNGMGGTNSILTVGETSGEKPTLETYDHAGSSVYLKSESPGNTIVLWENHQLETKYQDNILSFEIPANARDMSRSHIRAWTFNETGQLSNDVLIPISNGFVVQNTESLTRHDYHNWNMYFVLIDRFKDGNPANTKKVDDPDIHPKANYYGGDFAGITQKIKDGYFDQIGVNTLWLSPITQNPEGAYGLWDQGGPVTKFSGYHGYWPVSSSKVDYRFGTEEEFRELLDVAHENDMSVILDYVANHVHEEHPVYQRNKDWATDLYLPDGRMNTELWDEQRLTTWFDTFMPTLDFSRAEVVETMTDSALFWVKEFDLDGFRHDATKHIQLEFWRTLTRKIKDSVTIPTGKQVFQIGETYGSRELVASYINSGMLDGQFDFNIYDSGLNTFGQGNSFENLRTQLQESFNYFGYHNLMGYISGNHDKTRFITLTSGEVAWDEDGKLAGWTREIEDPQAFAYDRLSMFHAFNQTIPGIPVTYQGDEYGQPGANDPDNRRWMEFEEGELSALELRNRSIYTKLTELRNTEMPLTYGDFQFHTTTEHTLAYSRAYFEDQVIVVFNKSDQTREVELELREEFDYSRLSAQFGNEFSVKDGRLYVMLPSNQFEILTL, via the coding sequence GTGACAAAAAAGACTTTTAAATTTTTAGCGGCATCACTCATTCTGATCATTGCCGGGTGCTCTTCGTCCATACAGGCACCGGAAGATTCGGAGATCATCGGCCTTGCCTCCCCGATAACGCTGGATTATGGCGATACCAAGATCATCACTGCAGACTATTTTAAGTCTCACTCACTCATCGATTCTGTAGTTGCTCCTGAAGGGCTGGAAGTTTCTTTTTCTTCTGATAAAAAAGAGATATTGCTCGAAGGATCTCTTTCAAAACCGTTAGATCTGCTGGAATTTTGGGTAGAGGGTTATGCTTATCATATTTTGCTTAAGCAATCTAAAAAAGAGGAAGTGACGATAACCTTCGATCCGAAAGGGGAAAATTATTCTTCGGTGAAGCTAAAAGGGGAAATGAATAACTGGAATCCCAATGAAGCGGTTTTTGAGTGGAATGGTGAAGTTTGGGAAACCACTATGCTGATGAACAAAGGGGTGTATCAATATGTATTTGTAATTGATGGAAAAGAAATGCCTGATCCCGATAATTCCAATACAGTTTCAAACGGAATGGGAGGCACGAATTCGATTTTAACGGTGGGAGAGACCTCCGGGGAAAAACCAACGCTTGAAACTTATGATCATGCGGGGTCATCGGTTTATTTAAAATCAGAATCTCCGGGAAATACCATTGTTTTGTGGGAAAACCATCAACTCGAAACGAAATATCAGGACAACATTCTAAGTTTCGAAATCCCCGCAAATGCGCGGGATATGAGCCGGTCACATATACGAGCCTGGACGTTCAATGAAACCGGACAATTATCCAATGATGTCCTGATCCCGATTTCCAATGGGTTCGTTGTACAAAACACAGAGTCGCTAACGCGCCACGATTACCACAACTGGAATATGTATTTCGTGCTGATTGATCGATTTAAAGATGGTAACCCGGCCAACACGAAGAAAGTGGATGATCCGGATATTCACCCCAAAGCCAACTATTACGGGGGAGATTTTGCCGGAATTACTCAAAAGATTAAAGACGGCTATTTTGACCAAATTGGGGTGAACACGCTATGGCTTTCACCGATCACGCAAAACCCTGAAGGTGCGTATGGATTGTGGGATCAGGGCGGACCCGTTACCAAGTTTTCAGGTTATCATGGCTATTGGCCGGTTTCATCCTCAAAAGTAGATTATAGATTTGGAACCGAAGAAGAATTTCGCGAATTACTGGATGTAGCACATGAAAATGATATGAGTGTAATTCTCGATTATGTTGCCAATCACGTGCATGAAGAACATCCGGTTTATCAAAGAAATAAGGATTGGGCTACGGATCTGTACCTGCCTGATGGCCGTATGAATACGGAGCTATGGGATGAGCAGCGCCTAACCACCTGGTTTGATACCTTTATGCCAACTTTGGATTTTTCACGGGCTGAAGTGGTAGAAACCATGACGGATTCAGCATTATTTTGGGTGAAGGAATTTGACCTCGATGGTTTTCGTCACGATGCCACTAAACATATTCAGCTTGAATTCTGGAGAACCCTTACCCGAAAGATCAAAGACTCGGTAACCATCCCAACCGGTAAGCAGGTATTTCAGATCGGGGAGACCTACGGCAGCAGAGAGTTGGTCGCAAGCTATATCAACTCGGGTATGTTAGATGGTCAGTTTGATTTCAATATCTATGATTCGGGTTTGAATACCTTTGGCCAGGGGAATTCATTTGAGAACCTGCGAACGCAGCTTCAGGAAAGTTTTAACTACTTCGGCTATCATAATTTGATGGGCTACATCTCCGGCAATCATGACAAAACCCGGTTTATTACCCTGACAAGCGGAGAAGTAGCATGGGATGAAGACGGCAAACTGGCCGGATGGACCCGGGAGATCGAAGACCCTCAGGCTTTTGCATACGACCGGCTGAGTATGTTTCATGCTTTCAATCAAACCATACCCGGAATTCCGGTTACCTACCAGGGAGATGAATACGGTCAGCCCGGAGCTAATGATCCCGACAATCGCCGCTGGATGGAATTTGAAGAAGGAGAATTGAGTGCTTTGGAACTTCGCAACCGAAGCATTTACACCAAACTTACGGAACTCAGAAACACAGAAATGCCGCTAACCTACGGTGATTTTCAATTTCACACCACAACTGAGCATACGCTGGCTTATTCCAGGGCTTATTTTGAAGATCAGGTGATTGTTGTCTTCAATAAATCGGATCAGACCCGGGAAGTTGAGCTTGAGCTCAGGGAAGAATTTGATTACTCAAGGTTATCCGCACAATTTGGAAATGAATTCAGTGTGAAAGATGGACGGTTGTACGTTATGCTGCCATCAAATCAATTTGAAATATTAACTCTCTAA